A single Pseudobdellovibrionaceae bacterium DNA region contains:
- a CDS encoding HU family DNA-binding protein yields MNKAQLIEKVAETTNMTKAQTERVLDATIQIIRKSVKKGDDVKLVGFGTFTKTKRKARTGRNPQTGKAIKIPAGWYPKFRPGAEFKESVR; encoded by the coding sequence ATGAACAAAGCGCAACTTATCGAGAAAGTCGCTGAAACTACAAATATGACCAAAGCTCAAACTGAGCGCGTTTTGGATGCTACTATCCAAATCATCCGCAAGTCCGTTAAAAAGGGCGACGATGTGAAGTTGGTCGGCTTTGGTACTTTCACAAAGACCAAGCGTAAGGCCCGCACTGGCCGTAACCCTCAAACTGGTAAAGCCATCAAGATTCCTGCTGGCTGGTACCCCAAGTTCCGTCCAGGCGCTGAGTTCAAAGAATCTGTGCGCTAG
- a CDS encoding ABC transporter substrate-binding protein: protein MRMVRRFCLVLLPCLLLVSCFKRDSSDSDGDNSPIAIGAFLSLSGTDASFSGSTKKGLELAIEQINSKGGVKGRRLKLIIKDDQGKPETAAQLVEALADQDNVVAIIGQAASQLSLAAAPIAQKKQVPMISPSSTNPRVTEAGDYVFRVCFIDPFQGYVMAKFARSHLKVDKVAILRDRKSEYSMGLAEYFSKTFLNLGGEVVAEEEFVSGDLDFRDQISHIRSQSPSAIFIPGYYTEVALIARQIRQMGLKAHLLGGDGWDSGKLFELARESVNGSYFSSHFTSESKEPQVKDFVELYRSKYKERPDGFAAMAFDATHILAEALRKAKVLSREEIRNKIAETKGFPGVTGAISLNSERNAEKPAVIFKIDGPVNRFVTTIAPQ, encoded by the coding sequence ATGAGAATGGTCCGGCGGTTCTGTTTAGTCCTGCTACCCTGCCTGTTGCTGGTTTCTTGTTTTAAACGAGATTCATCTGATTCGGATGGCGACAACAGTCCGATTGCCATTGGAGCCTTCCTGTCCCTGTCTGGTACAGACGCCTCTTTTAGTGGCAGCACCAAAAAAGGCTTGGAATTGGCTATTGAACAGATCAACTCCAAAGGCGGAGTTAAAGGAAGACGGCTCAAGCTCATCATTAAAGATGATCAGGGAAAACCGGAAACTGCCGCTCAATTGGTGGAAGCTCTAGCCGACCAGGACAACGTGGTGGCCATCATTGGCCAAGCCGCCAGCCAGCTATCTCTGGCCGCTGCTCCCATTGCCCAGAAGAAGCAAGTTCCCATGATAAGCCCCAGCTCAACTAATCCACGGGTAACTGAGGCGGGAGACTATGTTTTTCGCGTTTGTTTTATTGATCCCTTTCAAGGTTACGTGATGGCCAAGTTTGCCCGCAGCCACCTAAAAGTTGATAAGGTGGCCATCCTTCGTGACCGCAAGTCCGAATACAGCATGGGCTTGGCTGAGTATTTCTCAAAAACATTCCTCAACCTTGGTGGTGAAGTGGTCGCCGAAGAAGAGTTTGTCTCAGGAGACTTAGATTTTCGCGATCAAATTAGCCACATTCGTTCCCAATCACCTTCTGCCATTTTTATTCCCGGTTATTATACGGAAGTGGCTTTGATTGCCCGTCAGATACGGCAAATGGGTTTAAAGGCTCACTTGCTCGGTGGTGATGGTTGGGACTCGGGCAAGCTCTTTGAACTGGCCCGGGAGTCGGTCAATGGTAGCTATTTTTCCAGTCACTTTACATCTGAAAGCAAAGAGCCCCAGGTGAAGGACTTCGTCGAACTCTATCGATCCAAGTACAAAGAAAGACCTGACGGCTTTGCCGCCATGGCCTTTGATGCCACCCACATACTGGCAGAGGCCCTTCGCAAAGCTAAGGTCCTCTCCCGTGAAGAGATCCGCAATAAGATTGCTGAAACCAAGGGATTTCCGGGGGTTACAGGCGCCATTAGCCTCAATTCGGAGAGAAACGCAGAAAAACCGGCGGTGATCTTCAAGATCGACGGACCGGTCAATCGCTTTGTGACCACCATCGCCCCTCAGTAG
- a CDS encoding carbohydrate porin translates to MNFFCRSLLLGVGLCVSFAAGAVHSENFEYNGYFRASTGTNSKGGDQECFTNSGTTGNEFRLGNECSIYGEAAFTAHHLKAQGETDPFFKSTIRLAYISPGHAAYEGTNEELHLTEAFVKGGRFHDTPYTFWAGKRFYRGPDLYMNDWWYWGNTIGNGAGVEDVPLGFGQLALAQIRQIGTTQSDVGRHGLTLWDARVSKIEVTENTELEVWLGYAHAPNGTSGATIYEKATGYVAGTKFHTKLGEGFNIALLVAGQGLMESLELSGDTAPVKNVSTQDKAQRLRIADHWTHFVPDSKWAFHLMAMHEQWDTGADTDSAGTWTGIGVHPVYFLTDHVHLTGQVGFSQVEIESEKDGMGDPLGARTLIRATVAPQLAINRSVWGRPVLRAFYTHSWWNKENKAKIATGAPAYADLTSGGAYGFQAEVWF, encoded by the coding sequence ATGAATTTCTTTTGTCGCAGCCTCCTGCTTGGGGTGGGTCTTTGTGTTTCATTCGCCGCCGGCGCGGTTCACTCAGAGAACTTTGAGTACAACGGGTATTTTCGTGCCAGTACGGGCACCAATTCTAAAGGCGGAGATCAGGAGTGTTTCACTAACTCCGGAACCACGGGAAACGAATTTCGTCTGGGCAACGAATGTTCCATTTATGGTGAGGCCGCCTTTACAGCTCATCATCTCAAGGCTCAGGGAGAAACGGACCCTTTTTTCAAGAGTACCATTCGCTTGGCCTATATTTCTCCCGGTCATGCCGCCTATGAAGGAACCAATGAAGAGCTGCATCTGACCGAAGCCTTTGTTAAAGGCGGGCGCTTTCATGACACCCCTTACACCTTTTGGGCGGGCAAGCGATTCTATCGTGGACCGGACCTCTACATGAATGACTGGTGGTATTGGGGAAACACAATTGGCAATGGAGCAGGAGTTGAGGACGTACCCCTAGGGTTTGGTCAACTTGCCTTAGCCCAGATTCGCCAAATCGGAACGACCCAATCGGACGTGGGCCGCCATGGTTTGACTCTATGGGATGCACGGGTTTCCAAGATCGAAGTCACCGAGAATACAGAGCTAGAGGTTTGGTTGGGCTATGCCCATGCTCCTAACGGAACAAGCGGAGCGACCATCTATGAAAAAGCCACCGGCTATGTGGCTGGTACCAAATTTCACACCAAGTTGGGCGAGGGATTTAATATTGCCCTTTTGGTTGCGGGACAGGGTCTGATGGAATCATTGGAGTTGAGTGGCGACACAGCTCCTGTGAAAAACGTGAGCACCCAGGATAAAGCACAGAGATTGCGCATTGCCGACCACTGGACACATTTTGTTCCCGATTCCAAGTGGGCCTTTCATCTCATGGCCATGCACGAACAATGGGACACGGGCGCCGACACCGACAGCGCAGGAACTTGGACTGGAATAGGAGTTCATCCCGTTTACTTTCTCACTGATCATGTTCACCTGACCGGGCAAGTCGGCTTTTCCCAGGTGGAGATTGAAAGTGAAAAGGATGGTATGGGCGATCCCCTCGGAGCTCGGACTCTCATTCGTGCCACAGTCGCTCCCCAATTGGCGATCAACCGCAGCGTGTGGGGGCGCCCTGTTTTGCGAGCCTTCTACACTCACAGTTGGTGGAACAAAGAGAATAAGGCCAAAATTGCAACTGGAGCTCCGGCCTACGCCGACCTGACCAGTGGTGGGGCCTATGGCTTTCAGGCTGAGGTTTGGTTTTAA
- a CDS encoding flagellar hook protein FlgE: protein MGVLSSLYTGVSGLSAQGEALGVIGDNIANANTVGFKASRAEFQDIISKSLKGILGGNQIGRGVKIGAVNPILIQGNVDATEKATDLAISGDGYYILRGSDGESYTRDGSFHFDKEGYLVTNDNQRVQGFEADESGTIINKVEDIRFPRALIPARGTTKVKLELNLDSRVAQEPNSVKTFDPKNPYDTSNYSTGVEIYDSQGNKHLMTMFFNKLADRTWEYRGMVDGKEVTGGVEETLSEVCKGKLTFTVDGKLDTEELQASNFNFKGGALQNQQIKIDFGDSITTDKGKGLDGTKQYGKDSDMIAWHQDGSAAGTITNLSFNDEGVLTALYSNGQTKDLAQIALAKFENPEALFKVGNNRLKEARDSGAPAIGKPNRAGRGKIFAKSLERSTVDLALEFVNLIQNQRGFQANAKTITTTDELLAEVINLKR from the coding sequence ATGGGAGTTCTTTCATCTCTTTATACCGGTGTGTCCGGTTTGAGTGCTCAGGGTGAGGCCCTGGGGGTGATTGGTGACAACATCGCCAATGCCAATACGGTGGGTTTTAAGGCCAGCCGTGCCGAGTTCCAGGACATAATATCCAAAAGCTTAAAAGGAATTCTTGGTGGAAACCAAATCGGTCGCGGTGTGAAGATCGGTGCGGTTAACCCTATTCTTATCCAAGGTAACGTGGATGCCACGGAAAAAGCCACGGACCTGGCCATATCAGGTGACGGCTACTACATTCTGCGTGGTTCGGACGGAGAGTCCTACACCCGCGACGGTTCCTTCCACTTTGACAAGGAAGGATATCTGGTCACCAATGACAACCAGCGTGTCCAGGGCTTTGAGGCTGATGAGTCGGGAACAATCATTAATAAGGTTGAGGACATAAGGTTCCCCCGCGCTCTGATTCCAGCTCGGGGCACAACCAAGGTCAAACTGGAGCTCAATCTGGATTCACGGGTCGCCCAAGAGCCTAATTCAGTCAAGACATTTGACCCTAAGAACCCCTATGATACTTCCAATTACTCGACCGGTGTTGAGATCTATGACTCTCAGGGTAACAAACACCTGATGACCATGTTCTTTAACAAGTTGGCCGACCGGACTTGGGAATACCGCGGAATGGTGGACGGGAAGGAAGTCACAGGCGGAGTCGAAGAAACCTTGTCTGAAGTGTGTAAAGGTAAACTGACCTTCACCGTTGATGGAAAACTGGACACTGAGGAACTACAGGCTTCGAATTTCAACTTCAAAGGCGGAGCTCTTCAAAACCAGCAAATCAAAATTGATTTTGGTGACTCCATTACCACTGACAAGGGCAAAGGTCTTGATGGGACCAAGCAGTACGGAAAGGATTCCGACATGATTGCTTGGCATCAGGATGGAAGTGCCGCTGGTACCATTACCAATCTGTCATTTAATGATGAAGGGGTTTTGACGGCCCTCTACAGTAATGGACAAACCAAAGATTTGGCCCAGATTGCTCTGGCCAAATTTGAAAACCCGGAAGCTCTATTTAAGGTTGGTAACAACCGACTAAAGGAAGCCCGGGATTCGGGAGCACCTGCTATTGGTAAACCAAATCGTGCAGGAAGAGGAAAGATCTTTGCCAAGTCATTGGAGAGGTCAACTGTGGATTTGGCGCTGGAATTCGTTAATCTGATTCAAAATCAGAGAGGCTTTCAGGCGAATGCAAAAACGATTACGACCACTGATGAGTTGTTGGCGGAAGTCATCAACCTTAAGCGGTAA
- the pfkA gene encoding 6-phosphofructokinase, with protein MANFDSSNLKKIAVYTSGGDAPGMNAAIRSVVRTAITSGLEIEAIGQGYKGLLKGDFTPLNLRSVANIIQRGGTVIKTGRSPEFHQPDQRKIAADQLRARGIQALVCIGGDGSFTGAHTLWNEHQIPYVGIPGTIDNDISGTDVTIGFDTAVNTALEAIDRIRDTAASHDRLFIVEVMGRNSGFIAVDVGVAGGAEAVFIPESPLPVETAVDKIQAGMKAGKTSSILVAAEGQKPGRAYDLAEAIRKKSGYEAKVCILGHIQRGGAPTAADRILGSRMGVYAVELLHRGVCDVMVGIRCGQILDVEMSSCLGKTKPLPPGVMDLVDRLR; from the coding sequence ATGGCAAATTTTGATTCCAGCAATTTAAAGAAAATCGCCGTGTACACAAGTGGTGGAGACGCACCGGGGATGAATGCAGCGATTCGCTCGGTGGTGCGAACGGCAATTACCTCTGGCCTCGAAATTGAGGCCATTGGCCAAGGTTACAAAGGCTTACTCAAAGGGGATTTTACCCCTCTCAACCTTCGCAGCGTTGCCAACATTATCCAAAGAGGTGGTACTGTCATCAAGACTGGACGCAGTCCCGAGTTTCACCAGCCGGATCAACGCAAGATAGCCGCCGATCAATTACGCGCCCGAGGCATTCAGGCCCTGGTGTGCATTGGTGGAGACGGTTCCTTTACTGGCGCCCACACCCTATGGAATGAGCACCAAATCCCCTATGTGGGAATCCCCGGAACAATTGATAACGACATCTCTGGAACCGACGTCACCATTGGCTTTGATACAGCTGTGAATACGGCTCTTGAAGCCATTGACCGCATTCGCGATACGGCAGCCAGCCACGACCGGCTTTTCATTGTTGAGGTTATGGGGCGCAACTCTGGCTTTATCGCCGTTGATGTGGGAGTGGCGGGGGGTGCCGAAGCCGTGTTTATCCCTGAATCGCCACTGCCCGTTGAGACGGCCGTTGATAAGATCCAAGCCGGCATGAAGGCTGGAAAGACATCGAGTATTCTGGTGGCAGCAGAGGGACAGAAGCCGGGCCGAGCCTACGATTTGGCGGAGGCCATTCGCAAGAAATCCGGGTACGAAGCCAAGGTCTGTATTTTGGGTCACATACAACGCGGTGGTGCACCCACGGCGGCTGATCGAATTTTAGGCAGCCGCATGGGAGTTTACGCGGTCGAGCTCCTGCATAGGGGCGTTTGTGACGTGATGGTGGGCATCCGCTGTGGCCAGATCCTCGATGTGGAGATGAGCAGCTGCCTAGGCAAAACCAAACCACTTCCCCCCGGAGTCATGGATTTGGTCGATCGCCTGCGCTGA